CCAACGGCACCGTGGATTTCTTAAAGCAGCGCGTGGGGAAGATGATCTCGAGCGACAACGAATCCGCGGTCATGATGAAATCGCTGGCAAAGCTCCGCACGCTCATGGACAAGCTCAATCCCGAGCAGATCGAGAAGGAACGCAAGGGCATCGGCGCCTCCATCGTGCGCCTTATCAAGCGCATACCATTTGCCGACGACGTGCTGGCCACGCTCAAGAGCCGATTCACCACGGTGGAAGGTGCGATCGACGATGTCATAGGAGGCCTCAGGATGCAGCGCGAGCAGCTGCAGCGCGACATAGTGCAGTTGGACGAATTCTCAAGGTCCCTGGACGGGAAGCTTGAACAGGTCGCCGAGGCGATCAACATGGGCGAGATAATCAACGAACAGGTGGTCCTCCAGCTGGCTGAAGAGCAGGACCCCTCCAGGTCCCAGGCGCTGACCGAGCTGCGCCGCAGGGTCACCATGCGCATTGAGGATCTCGAAGTCGTGCGCCAGCTCTTCCATCAGTCCAAGCTCTCGGCGATCCAGACCGCGATGAGCAACGACGACCTCGCGGACGCGATCGCGCGCACGGTCAGCACCAGTGAGCTCACGCTGCCGGTGCTGCTGTCGATCCAGGTCGCCATGCATCGCCAGAAGACGGCGCTCAGCGCGCTCGACGCGACAAGGAAGTATCAGGGAGACCTCGTGCTCGCCAACGCGGTGGCCCTCAAGAAGGGGACCGAGGCGGTTGCAAAGGCCGGCTC
This bacterium DNA region includes the following protein-coding sequences:
- a CDS encoding toxic anion resistance protein; this translates as MKPIIPSAGMTPMISPTPGVGGIVVGASPIIGAAQTSGVMFAPDHGMGAPASIVARGGVAHPCENPILSKLSPERLSDLRSHATALVNRVASDPIREDMPGMLGRAGVEPNGTVDFLKQRVGKMISSDNESAVMMKSLAKLRTLMDKLNPEQIEKERKGIGASIVRLIKRIPFADDVLATLKSRFTTVEGAIDDVIGGLRMQREQLQRDIVQLDEFSRSLDGKLEQVAEAINMGEIINEQVVLQLAEEQDPSRSQALTELRRRVTMRIEDLEVVRQLFHQSKLSAIQTAMSNDDLADAIARTVSTSELTLPVLLSIQVAMHRQKTALSALDATRKYQGDLVLANAVALKKGTEAVAKAGSAPTVEVDKVKQAYTMLISAIDDSSQRMDLLEKEARGTIAVMRDMSDSLEQRLEKLRNSQQTKAQLPDSSISKGLGE